One stretch of Sardina pilchardus chromosome 17, fSarPil1.1, whole genome shotgun sequence DNA includes these proteins:
- the tmem121b gene encoding transmembrane protein 121B: MIGEIIKANPEANYPRPESAICPDSPISVAPDNGQLFIRSASSRRDTQTSSGSANPEESSTQPLVSSAAAAAAAYMMTSGDFMQTAPLFVHKSKRNLFYKMMCFALLVVQGGILDVYLIAFTDLYWCSWIATDVVVVSGWGIFFVKNARSKRERACGFHQKSSIFGCNLGEFTFAYLAWLIYVIACTPKVILILETSILEIIAIRVPFGVTGFKIIMLLSVPLLYCLINSIIEDLHGATRYHSQSCFVSSCVDILDCYVLVEMLLRNEILNIYLRYTIISVYFVALIVPVIWLYELTASEMNCRWIWARFFPGVLVNAPLLVVRCFQVFVYNGPVTVFMFKNVFFLGCKCIELIEQCFAMRGVRRYASGSNQAQFSHCVSENDMCPHGYVNTLAVNTQS; encoded by the coding sequence ATGATCGGAGAAATTATTAAAGCCAATCCCGAGGCTAACTACCCCCGACCTGAATCGGCGATCTGCCCGGACTCTCCAATCTCCGTGGCACCGGATAACGGGCAACTGTTCATCAGGAGCGCTTCGTCCAGGAGAGACACCCAGACGTCCAGCGGCAGTGCCAACCCAGAAGAGAGCAGCACCCAGCCCCTAGTCTCatctgccgctgccgctgccgctgcctaCATGATGACATCGGGTGATTTCATGCAGACGGCTCCTCTTTTCGTCCACAAATCCAAGAGGAATCTGTTTTATAAAATGATGTGTTTTGCCTTGCTGGTAGTGCAGGGCGGCATCCTGGATGTGTACCTGATCGCCTTCACGGATCTCTACTGGTGCTCCTGGATTGCCACCGATGTGGTGGTGGTCTCGGGCTGGGGCATCTTCTTCGTGAAAAATGCccggagcaagagagagcgcgCCTGTGGGTTCCACCAGAAGAGCTCCATCTTCGGCTGCAACCTCGGGGAGTTCACCTTCGCGTATCTGGCATGGCTCATCTATGTGATAGCGTGCACACCTAAAGTGATTCTCATCCTCGAAACATCCATCCTGGAAATCATAGCGATTAGAGTGCCGTTCGGGGTCACTGGCTTCAAGATAATCATGCTGCTCTCCGTGCCTCTGCTTTACTGTCTCATCAACTCCATCATCGAGGATCTCCATGGGGCGACGCGCTATCATTCCCAAAGTTGTTTTGTGAGTAGCTGCGTGGATATTCTGGACTGTTACGTCCTTGTTGAAATGCTCCTGAGAAACGAAATTCTCAACATCTACCTGCGCTACACGATCATATCGGTGTACTTCGTAGCCCTCATCGTTCCAGTAATCTGGCTTTACGAATTGACTGCGTCGGAGATGAACTGTCGCTGGATTTGGGCGAGGTTTTTCCCCGGCGTTCTGGTCAACGCACCTCTCCTGGTAGTCAGGTGTTTTcaggtctttgtttacaacggGCCTGTTACGGTGTTCATGTTCAAGAACGTGTTCTTCTTGGGCTGCAAGTGCATAGAGTTAATTGAGCAGTGCTTTGCCATGAGGGGAGTCCGGAGGTACGCCAGCGGCAGCAATCAGGCCCAGTTCTCACACTGTGTCTCCGAGAACGACATGTGCCCTCACGGGTATGTCAACACGCTGGCTGTCAATACTCAGTCGTAG